The genomic DNA CGGGCACGGACTGGACGGCCGTCGCGTACGAGGCGCCGGCGCTGCTGCTGCTCGCCGCCGTGAGCGTCCTGCGCCGCACGCCGGTCGGCGCACGACGGGCCAAGACCGCCCTCGGGCTGGCCGCGGCGGGCGGCGGTGCGGTGCTGCTGACCACGCTCGCGGCCGTTCCCGCGCTGCTCCGGGCGATCACGGAACCCGTGGCGCACGCCGACGCGGCCTGGGCCGGTGCCCCCTCGCCCGGCTGGACGTGGGAGCTGGGCGCCGCGCCGCTGGTCGGACTGGCGCTGTGCGCCGGCGCGGTGGTGCTCGCGCACGGACTGCGGCCCCTCGGCACCGAGGCGGCGGCGTCCGCGATCGGCGTGGTGACGGTGGCGCTGCTGCCGGTGGCGGCCGGCGCGACGTACGGCGTCGCGGTCGCGGTGCCCCTGGTGCTCGGGGTGCTCGCCACCGCGGCGCTGGTGCTGCGCGGCGCCCGGCCGGGCGTCCTCGCGGCGCTGTGCGGCGGGCTCGCGCCGGCACTGCTGTGGGCGTCGGCGGACCGGTCGGCGACGGTCGTGGTGCTCGGGGTGTGCGTGCTGCTGGCAGCGCTGCTCGCGTGGCGCGGCGCGACGGTGGCGTCCGCGGCGGGCGCGGCCGGTGTGCTGCTGCTCGGCGGTGAGGCGGCCGCGGTCGGCACGGTCGGCGGCCTGTCGGCGTCCGGCGTGGTGCTCGCCGTCCTGGCGGTGGCGGTCCTGTCCGCGCCGCTCGCCGCCGTGCTGCGGACGGAGGCGGCGCCCTCGCAGCCCGGGGCGGCGGAGCCGGCGGTGTCCGGGCGGGCGGCCGGGGCGCTGTCCCTCGCGGTGGAGTTCGCCGGGTACGCGCTGGCGGCGGTGGCGCTGCCGCTGCTCCTGAGCCGCCCGGGGGTGCTGGCGTTCGCGCTGGCGGTGAGCGGTGTGACGGCGCTCGGCGTGGCGCTGCGGGCCGACCGGCGGGTGCCGGCGGCCGTGGCGGCGGGGGCGCTGCTGACCTGCTCCTCCTGGGTGCGGCTCGCCCTCTGGGACGTCCGGACGCCGGAGGCGTACACGCTCCCGCTCGCGGTCGTCGCCCTCGCGATCGGCCACCGGCGGCACCGGCAGGACCCGGGCGCGGCGTCCTGGTCGACGTACGGCCCCGGCCTGTCGCTCGCGTTCCTGCCGAGCGTGCTCGCGCTCTGGTCGGACGGGCACTGGGTGCGGCCGCTGCTGCTCGGCGTGGGCGCGCTCGCCGTCACGGTGGCCGGCGTCCGGCTGCGGCTCCAGGCGCCGCTGCTGCTGGGTGCCGCGACCGCCCTGCTCACGGCCGGGCACGAGCTCGCGCCGACGGTCGTCCAGGCTCTCGGCCTGCTGCCGCGCTGGGTGCCGCTCGCCTTCGCCGGCCTCCTGCTGCTGGCCCTCGGCGCCCGCTACGAGCAGCGCCTGCACGACGCCCGCCGCCTGCGGGAGTCCCTCCGCACCCTGCGCTGACCGTGGCGCGGAGCGAGGAGCGGGCGCCGTGCCCCGGGCCGGGGCGGCCTACGGCAGGTCGAGGCGCTCGCGGGCTTCGGTGACCCAGCGCCGGACGGCGTGGGCCTCGCAGGCGGCGGCGAGGGCGTCGGCCTCGGCGAGGAGGGCGGTGGCGTCGGCGGGGCGCTGCTGGTCGGCGGCGACGTGCGCGAGGGCGATGAGGTTGGCGGCCACGCCCGGCCGGAAGTCCAGCTCGCGGCGCAGGCGGGTGGACTCCTCGAAGAGGGGGAGGGCTGCCTCCGGTCGTCCGGCGTACTGCTCGGCGAAGCCGAGGTGGCGCAGGACGTAGGAGACGGTCAGCCGGTCGCCGGCCCTGGTGGCGAGCTCCAGGGCGCGTTCGAACGCGGGCAGGGCGGTCGGGCCGTCCTCGCGGACGACCTGGTGGAAGGCGCCGATCCAGAACAGCGCCTCGCCCTCGCCGCGCGCGTCGCCGAGCTCGGCGTACAGCTCGGCGGCGCGCTCGAACAGCTCCAACTCCCGTGCGTCCTCGACCCGGTCGTCGAGGTAGCGGGCGTGCACCAGGCGGCCGCGGGCCAGGGCGAGGTCGGCCTCGGCGGCATCGAGGCCGACCTCCGCGACGGTGAGGGCGTCGGTGTCGCCGGTGAAGACGGCGCGCTCGTAGAGGTGGTTGGCCCGCTCGATCCGTATGTCCGTGGTCATGGGGCCACTCTACGGGCCGACTGTCCGTCAGGTCTGCGGCACCGCAACCACGTTGAACGGCGTGGTGGGCGGCGGGTCGATCGCGGCGCCTTCGGGTCGGGAGCCGTCGGGCAGGGCGAACCCGGTCGGCCGGGCGCCCGGTCAGTGGCGGGCGGGCCGGCGGAGAAGCGGATCGGCGGGGTCCGTCCCGGGATCGGGGCCCCGGGCGGGTTATCGTGGCACGAGTCCGGCCGCGGACGGCCGGCGACCCGGTGGAGAGGAACAGACGACGTGGAGCAGCGAGTGCTCGGCCGGACCGGCCGCGCGGTGTCGGTGGTCGGCCTGGGCACGTGGCAACTCGGCGCGGACTGGGGCGACGTGGAGGAGAGCACCGCGCTCGCCGTCCTCGACGCCGCCGTCGAGGCCGGGGTGACCTTCTTCGACACCGCCGACGTGTACGGCGACGGCCGCAGCGAGCAGCTGATCGGCCGCTACCTGCACGGGCCCGGCGCGGGCGCCGGCATCTTCGTGGCCACCAAGCTCGGCCGCCGCCTGCCGCAGCTGCCCGAGAACTACGTGATGGACAACTTCCGCCCCTGGGTGGAGCGTTCTCTGCGCAACCTGGACACCGACCGGCTCGACCTGGTGCAGCTGCACTGCCCGCCGACCCCGGTGTACTCCTCCGGCGAGGTGTTCGACGCGCTGGACACCCTGGTCGCCGAGCAGAAGATCGCCGCGTACGGCGTCAGCGTGGAGACCTGCGAGGAGGCGCTCACCGCGATCGCCCGGCCGGGCGTGGCGAGCGTGCAGATCATCCTCAACCCGTTCCGGCTCAAGCCGCTGGAGGCGGTGCTGCCCGCCGCGCAGGCCGCCGGGGTCGGCATCATCGCCCGGGTGCCGCTGGCCAGCGGCCTGCTGTCCGGCCGGTACACCGCGGAGACGGTCTTCCCCAAGGACGACCACCGCACCTACAACCGCGACGGCTCCGCCTTCGACCAGGGCGAGACCTTCTCCGGCGTCGACTACGCGACGGGTGTCGAGGCCGCCGTCGAGTTCGCGCAGCTCGCCCCGGCCGGGGCCACCCCGGCGCAGACCGCGCTGCGCTGGATCCTGCAGCAGCCCGGCGTCAGCTCGGTGATCCCCGGCGCCCGCTCGGCCGAGCAGGCCCGCGCGAACGCGTCCGCCGCCGACCTCCCCGCGCTGCCGGAGGCGACGCTGGACGCGGTCCGCGAGCTGTACGACCGGCGGATCCGCGCCCAGGTGCACGGCCGCTGGTAGCCGGAGCGCGCCACCGGCGCTGCGTCAGGCGGCGTCAGGCGGCGTCGTCCCTGACGTAGTCGAGCAGGACCACGCCGTTGGAGAAGGTGCGGCTGCGGGTCAGGGTGAGCGGCTGTTCGAGGTCGGTCGGCGGGAAGAGCCGCTTCCCCCGGCCGATCAGCACCGGGTGCACCAGCACCCGGTAGGCGTCGACGAGGCCGTGCTCGCGGAACGCGGCCCCCAGGTCGGCGCCGCCCACCACGATGTCGCCGCCCGGCCCGGCCTTCATCGCCCGCACCTCGGCCGGGTCCACCTCGTGGCGGACGGTGGTGTTCCAGTCGGCGTGGTCGAGCGTGCGCGAGTACACGACCTTCGGCATCGACCGCCAGATCCCGGCGAAGTCCACGATCGCCGGCGGGGCCTGCCGGTCCTGGTCGGCGGTCGGCCAGTACGCGGCCATCAGGTCGTACGTCACCCGGCCGTGGATGAACGCGCCCATGGTGCGCAGCTCGTCGTTGAGGAAGCCGTGGAGCTCGTCGTCGACCCGGTGCCAGTCGATCCGGCGGTCCGGGCGCTCGATGTAGCCGTCCAGGGAGACCGACATCATCAGGATGATCTTCCGCATGGCTGTCCTCGCGCGATGGGGGCCGTGGCCGTTCCACGGTATGCGCTGGGCCGGCGGTGGACGGGGTGCCAGGATGCGTGTCATGGGACCGACCGGTGGTGACGGGCAGAGCTGGGATCCGGCGGCGGAGGGCGTGCTGCGGCTGCCATCCGGGCGGCTGGTGCGCGGACGGGCGCTGCGGCGGCCCGTCCCGGACGGCCCCCGGCCCGCCTGGGGCCTGTACCTGCTCGGGCGGCCGCCGGCGGCGACGGCGTGGCCGCAACGCTGGGTCCGCTGGCCGGACTTCCGGCTCCCGGCCGATCCGGTCGACTTCGCCGCCGCGCTGCGCGAGCTGTGGACCCGGGCGGAGCACGAGCGGGTCGAGGTCGCCTGCGGCGGCGGACGCGGCCGCACCGGCACCGCCCTCGCCTGCCTCGCCGTCCTCGACGGCGTCGCCCCGGCGGCGGCCGTCGGCTTCGTCCGCGACCACTACCACCCGCGCGCGGTCGAGACCCCCTGGCAGCGCCGCTTCGTCTCCCGCTCCACCGTTGCCCGGTGAGCTGCCGTCGGGTGGGGCGGCGGGGGTGTCGGTGGGCGCTGCTAGGGTCGCGATCATGATGAAGCGCGTGCCGTTCACCGGGGACGAGAAGACCAGCCTCCACGTCGCGCTGGACCGGCACCGGGACGCGGTGCTGTGGAAGTTGGAGGGGCTGGACGACGAGCAACTGCGCCGCCCGATGACGCCGGGCGGCAACAGTCTGCTCGGGCTGGTGAAGCACCTGGGCGGCGCGGAGTTCGGCTGGTTCAGCGAGGCGTTCGGCCGGGAGACCGGCCCGCTGCCCTTCGACCTGGACGCGGACCAGGACTCCGACCTGCGGATCGAGCCGGACGAGACGACGGAGGACGTGCTGGCGTTCTACCGGCGGGCGTGCGAGGCGTCGGACCGGGTGATCGCCGAGCTGGCGCTGGAGGACACCGGCACCGCGTGGTTCGGCGAGACGGTGTCGCTGCGCTGGGTGCTGATCCACATGACCACGGAGACCGCCCGGCACGCCGGCCACCTGGACGTCATGCGCGAGCTGCTGGACGGCGCGACGGGCGACCACGACCGCACGTGACGGCCCGTCAGTCGGTGCGGCCCTCCGGCGTGAGCAGGACGTAGTCCGCGCCGGAGGAGTCGAGGCAGACCGCGAGCCGTCCGACGCCGGGCGTGTCGTCCGGGCCCATCTGGACGGAACCGCCGCCGGCCGTGCTCGCGGCCACCGCCGCGTCGCAGTCCGCGACCGCGAAGATCGGGTGCCAGTACGGGCGTCCGCCGGTGAGGACGAGCGCCTCGGCGGGGAGCTCCATCAGGCCGCCGTGCATCCGCTCCATCGGCTGCCCGGCGGGGGTGATCATGCTGTAGCTGCCCCCGCCGCCGGGCAGCTCCGTGTCGTCGTAGCGCCAGCCGAAGACGCGCCGGTAGAACTCGCGGGCGTCGGCCGCGTCGGTGGTGTACAGCTCGACCCAGTTGAGGCTGCCCGGGCGGTCGACCGCCTCCAGTCCGGGCGACTTCCCCGGCTTCCAGACGGCGAACTGCCCGCCCAGCGGGTCGCTGAACTGCGCCATCCACGCCCAGCCGCCGGCGTCCATCGGCGGGACGCGGACGGTGCCGCCGGCCTCCTCGACCGCCCGGGCGGTGGCCTCCACGTCGTCGGTGCGGAAGTAGATCATCCAGGCCGAGCGGGCGCCCTCCTCGGTGAGCCGCCCGATCGCACCGACTGCCTCGCCCTCCGAGCTCAGCAGCCCGTAGGCACCCTCCTCCTCGCCGGCCTCGGCCCCTTCCTCGGCGGCGATCGGGTGGTACTTCCAGCCGAGCACCGAACCGTAGAAGGCCGCGGCGGCGGTCGGGTCGGGTGCGCCGAGGTCGATCCAGCAGGGTGAGCCGGGTACGAATTCGGTGGTGATCATGGCGATTCCCTCCGGTGGATCTTCGCGAACCATTCCGAATTTCAGACTGGCTCATCGGAGGTGGATCCGCGCGCTCCGGAAAGGAGTATCACCGGGCGCGCTGGGAATGATCTCCGGGGCCGTGCGTGCGGATATCGCGAAGATCCCCGGCCGCCCTGCGTGTCGGGTGCACACCCGGGGAAGCGGACAGGTAGCGGGTCGGATCACCCCGCGCCCGGAATTCGCGGAATATCCGCCCCGCAGCCGCGAAATCGTCACCTGCGGCGCGATTGGCGGGCGCGAGGCCGGGCAGAGGCCGCATGGCCCGCAAATGACCGGGGGGAATCTCCGTCGGCTCCACCGGGACCAACATCGCTTTTGTCGCAGTACGGCAGCAGAAAGGCACGGGCGTGGCACTCAGCGTGAGCTACGGGGAGCGGTACGGCTGGACAGTGGTCCAGGTCGCGGGGGAGATCGACATCGCCGGGGTGGTCGCCCTGCGCGAGCGCCTCCAGCGGCTGGTCACCGAGGGCTGCCTGCACCTGGTCGTCGACATCGGTCGACTCGACTTCTGCGACTCCACCGGTTTCGCGGTGCTGGTCGCCACCCGGCGGCTGCTCGCCGCGCGCGGCGGCCGACTGCGGCTCGTCCTGCCGCCGGCCGAGTCGCACACCCGCAAGGTGCTCGCGCTGTTCGGGATCGAGCGGATCTTCGACGTGCACGAGTCGGTGGAGGACGCCCTCGCCGACGCCCGCACCGTGCCGGGCGCACCGCAGGACGCGGTGCCCCGGCAGCGGGACACGGCGGCGGCCGCCACCGAGTGACCGGACGGGCCGCGCGCTACAGGGGGGTGCCGAAGTCCTGGGTCCACCACGGGCCGCCGCTGCCGGTGTGGATGCCGACGCCCATCTCGGTGAACGAGCAGTTCAGGATGTTGGCGCGGTGGCCCGGGCTGTTCATCCAACTGGTCATCACGGAGGAGGCGCCCTGCTGGCCGCGGGCGATGTTCTCGCCCCAGCGGCTCCAGCGGTAGCCCGTCGCGTCGATCCGCTGCTGCGGGCCGACGCCGTCCGGGTTGGTGTGGTCGAAGAAGTCGCGCGCCGCCATGTCGTCCGAGTGCCGCTGCGCGGCCTGCTGGAGCTGCGCGTTCACCCGCATCGGGCCGCAGCCGTTGCGGGCGCGCTCGCTGTTCACCAGGTCCAGCACCTGCTGCTGGGCACTGGCGGTGGGCGTGCGGGGCGCCGGGGAGGAGGAAGCCACCGTCGGGGTCGGCGTGGGGGTGGGGGTCGGGGTGGGCGAGGGCGTCGGGGTCGGCGTGGGGGAGGGGGAGGTCACCGCGGCCGGGACGACCTCGGTGGTGGCCGGCGGGGCCGCGTCCGGCTGGGCCGGGGCGGGGTCGGGCCGGCCGATGGTGAGGACGCCCGCGATCACGACCACCACCGCAGCACCGCCGACCGCCAGCGGCTTGCGGCCGCGCGGGGCGACCCGGCGCCGCCCGCCGCCACCGGCCCGCCGGTGCGAACGCAGCGCGTGGCCACCGCCCGAGCCGCCCGCGCCCGAGCCGCCCGCGCCCGCACCTGCACCGCCCGCACCTGCACCGCCCGTGCCCGTGCCCGCGCCGCCGGTGGCGAGGCCGGCCGTGCCGCCGCCGCTGCCCGCGGCGGCGGTGAGCGCCCAGGCGGAGTGGCCGAAGGCGTCCGGGATCGGGATCATCGCCAGGCCCGCCAGCAGCCCCTCGGCCGGCATCAGCCCGTCGCGCATCCGCCCGCAGCCGTGGCACTCCTTCGCGTGCCGGCCGATCCGCTTGCGCCACAGCGCGCTGGGCGCGCCGTCCCAGCCGGCGGTCAGCTCGGCCAGCCACGGGCAGGGCGGGTTGACGGCGAGCGCGCGGACGACCACCCGGGCCGCCTCCAGCTGCGTCTTCATCCGCTGCACCCGGACCGCGGCGTGCGCGGACGATATCTCCAGGGCGGCGGCCAGCTCGGCGCGGCTGAGCTCGCCGGCCGCCTCCTGCCACC from Kitasatospora terrestris includes the following:
- a CDS encoding SCO7613 C-terminal domain-containing membrane protein codes for the protein MTSPVPLCPDCRTALGPGAHTACPHCRLPLTGPDAGALWQIEVALGMVEQQRAALLAQREGLLARLRALRDRPAGAAWGGAPAGAGWAAGPGGAGGPVGPGWAAGAGQQAGDGRAEVSGRSAQTVLLVLGGLLVSVAALVFTVVSWGYLGIGGRAAVLLALTALALAVPRPLLRRGLTATAEAAAGIGLGLVLLDGYAARAAGLAGLDGGDGAAYWAVVTGVVAAGALGYGRALSLRFPLVVGFLMTRIPVLLALVAAEVVAVQAYAAAMVGATAVDVLLLGVARRTARPARPAPAAVAPAEAGTPAGDGPTGGGAGLPGAAASTTTSSSNGASAGGAQASAGAAPSAAGTGLPGGAAGAWPTGAFPGGPGGAWPVAGAVGLRPVRDGRAVLWQCVAGFAALWAAAGGLLAGAGSAAAGGAGEAAWAVLPLGGLALLGLVLAGQAALPSSVRPLPAAAAGAALVVALGGVLRHLAGTDWTAVAYEAPALLLLAAVSVLRRTPVGARRAKTALGLAAAGGGAVLLTTLAAVPALLRAITEPVAHADAAWAGAPSPGWTWELGAAPLVGLALCAGAVVLAHGLRPLGTEAAASAIGVVTVALLPVAAGATYGVAVAVPLVLGVLATAALVLRGARPGVLAALCGGLAPALLWASADRSATVVVLGVCVLLAALLAWRGATVASAAGAAGVLLLGGEAAAVGTVGGLSASGVVLAVLAVAVLSAPLAAVLRTEAAPSQPGAAEPAVSGRAAGALSLAVEFAGYALAAVALPLLLSRPGVLAFALAVSGVTALGVALRADRRVPAAVAAGALLTCSSWVRLALWDVRTPEAYTLPLAVVALAIGHRRHRQDPGAASWSTYGPGLSLAFLPSVLALWSDGHWVRPLLLGVGALAVTVAGVRLRLQAPLLLGAATALLTAGHELAPTVVQALGLLPRWVPLAFAGLLLLALGARYEQRLHDARRLRESLRTLR
- a CDS encoding tetratricopeptide repeat protein; amino-acid sequence: MTTDIRIERANHLYERAVFTGDTDALTVAEVGLDAAEADLALARGRLVHARYLDDRVEDARELELFERAAELYAELGDARGEGEALFWIGAFHQVVREDGPTALPAFERALELATRAGDRLTVSYVLRHLGFAEQYAGRPEAALPLFEESTRLRRELDFRPGVAANLIALAHVAADQQRPADATALLAEADALAAACEAHAVRRWVTEARERLDLP
- a CDS encoding aldo/keto reductase, which gives rise to MEQRVLGRTGRAVSVVGLGTWQLGADWGDVEESTALAVLDAAVEAGVTFFDTADVYGDGRSEQLIGRYLHGPGAGAGIFVATKLGRRLPQLPENYVMDNFRPWVERSLRNLDTDRLDLVQLHCPPTPVYSSGEVFDALDTLVAEQKIAAYGVSVETCEEALTAIARPGVASVQIILNPFRLKPLEAVLPAAQAAGVGIIARVPLASGLLSGRYTAETVFPKDDHRTYNRDGSAFDQGETFSGVDYATGVEAAVEFAQLAPAGATPAQTALRWILQQPGVSSVIPGARSAEQARANASAADLPALPEATLDAVRELYDRRIRAQVHGRW
- a CDS encoding dihydrofolate reductase family protein, whose translation is MRKIILMMSVSLDGYIERPDRRIDWHRVDDELHGFLNDELRTMGAFIHGRVTYDLMAAYWPTADQDRQAPPAIVDFAGIWRSMPKVVYSRTLDHADWNTTVRHEVDPAEVRAMKAGPGGDIVVGGADLGAAFREHGLVDAYRVLVHPVLIGRGKRLFPPTDLEQPLTLTRSRTFSNGVVLLDYVRDDAA
- a CDS encoding protein-tyrosine phosphatase family protein, with product MGPTGGDGQSWDPAAEGVLRLPSGRLVRGRALRRPVPDGPRPAWGLYLLGRPPAATAWPQRWVRWPDFRLPADPVDFAAALRELWTRAEHERVEVACGGGRGRTGTALACLAVLDGVAPAAAVGFVRDHYHPRAVETPWQRRFVSRSTVAR
- a CDS encoding DinB family protein, whose product is MMKRVPFTGDEKTSLHVALDRHRDAVLWKLEGLDDEQLRRPMTPGGNSLLGLVKHLGGAEFGWFSEAFGRETGPLPFDLDADQDSDLRIEPDETTEDVLAFYRRACEASDRVIAELALEDTGTAWFGETVSLRWVLIHMTTETARHAGHLDVMRELLDGATGDHDRT
- a CDS encoding VOC family protein; translated protein: MITTEFVPGSPCWIDLGAPDPTAAAAFYGSVLGWKYHPIAAEEGAEAGEEEGAYGLLSSEGEAVGAIGRLTEEGARSAWMIYFRTDDVEATARAVEEAGGTVRVPPMDAGGWAWMAQFSDPLGGQFAVWKPGKSPGLEAVDRPGSLNWVELYTTDAADAREFYRRVFGWRYDDTELPGGGGSYSMITPAGQPMERMHGGLMELPAEALVLTGGRPYWHPIFAVADCDAAVAASTAGGGSVQMGPDDTPGVGRLAVCLDSSGADYVLLTPEGRTD
- a CDS encoding STAS domain-containing protein; the protein is MALSVSYGERYGWTVVQVAGEIDIAGVVALRERLQRLVTEGCLHLVVDIGRLDFCDSTGFAVLVATRRLLAARGGRLRLVLPPAESHTRKVLALFGIERIFDVHESVEDALADARTVPGAPQDAVPRQRDTAAAATE
- a CDS encoding sigma-70 family RNA polymerase sigma factor; protein product: MESERAAALVGQAQLGDRQATAELISGHLPLVYNIVGRALSGHPDTDDVVQETMLRAVDGLPGLRDPYGFRSWVVAIAMNQIRRRHRDAQPTLPGDDIDSAYGMADPGSDFVGLTIVRLGLSEQRREVAEATRWLDPGDQDLLSLWWQEAAGELSRAELAAALEISSAHAAVRVQRMKTQLEAARVVVRALAVNPPCPWLAELTAGWDGAPSALWRKRIGRHAKECHGCGRMRDGLMPAEGLLAGLAMIPIPDAFGHSAWALTAAAGSGGGTAGLATGGAGTGTGGAGAGGAGAGAGGSGAGGSGGGHALRSHRRAGGGGRRRVAPRGRKPLAVGGAAVVVVIAGVLTIGRPDPAPAQPDAAPPATTEVVPAAVTSPSPTPTPTPSPTPTPTPTPTPTVASSSPAPRTPTASAQQQVLDLVNSERARNGCGPMRVNAQLQQAAQRHSDDMAARDFFDHTNPDGVGPQQRIDATGYRWSRWGENIARGQQGASSVMTSWMNSPGHRANILNCSFTEMGVGIHTGSGGPWWTQDFGTPL